One Kaistella polysaccharea DNA segment encodes these proteins:
- a CDS encoding AI-2E family transporter produces the protein MKDLKLPFVAKLTLVLISIILIGFLAKVGKTVLAPLFFSVLMALLFLPFANFLEKRLRFSRTISTFSSLLIMLFVLSGLVYFFSVQLSDFANDFPVLKEQVSKSFNDLQLWISRTFNLNIHSQMSYINQGLEKLLASTAIILGFTVSMFSSTMAFFIFSALFFIFILNYRRLLYNFIISIFQKEHFAKVNEGIMEIQKIIKEYISGLFIQIIIVSILAAILLSVLGVKYAILLAVLTGLLNIIPYVGIIFSALVACLISFATGGEHTLIVLIGYLVIHAVDANLTLPLVVGSKVKINALFTFIGLLIGEELWGISGMFLSIPFLAILKIIFERVEGLQPWGRVLGEESKQHRVRRKYKITKNITLEEKE, from the coding sequence ATGAAGGATTTAAAACTACCATTTGTAGCCAAACTAACTTTGGTACTCATCAGCATTATCCTCATTGGATTCTTGGCTAAAGTTGGGAAAACAGTTTTGGCGCCGCTTTTCTTTTCGGTTTTAATGGCATTGCTTTTTCTACCATTTGCCAATTTTTTAGAGAAAAGACTTCGTTTTTCCCGCACTATTTCAACCTTTTCTTCATTACTGATTATGTTGTTTGTTCTGTCGGGCCTTGTTTATTTCTTTTCTGTACAATTAAGTGATTTCGCTAATGATTTTCCTGTTTTAAAAGAGCAGGTTTCAAAATCTTTTAATGATCTACAGCTTTGGATTTCTCGGACTTTCAATTTAAATATCCATTCGCAGATGAGTTACATCAACCAAGGTTTAGAAAAATTGCTGGCATCTACGGCAATAATTCTGGGTTTTACGGTGTCGATGTTTTCTTCAACCATGGCTTTCTTTATTTTTAGTGCTTTATTCTTTATTTTTATTTTAAACTACCGTCGACTTCTCTACAACTTTATCATTTCAATTTTCCAGAAGGAACATTTTGCGAAAGTAAATGAAGGTATAATGGAAATACAGAAAATCATTAAAGAATATATATCGGGATTATTTATTCAAATTATCATCGTCAGTATTTTAGCGGCAATTCTCCTTTCAGTTCTTGGCGTTAAATATGCAATTCTGCTGGCTGTGCTTACCGGTTTACTTAATATTATTCCCTACGTTGGCATTATATTTTCGGCTCTTGTGGCTTGCCTTATTTCATTCGCAACGGGCGGTGAACATACGCTAATTGTACTTATAGGTTATCTCGTGATACATGCGGTGGATGCAAATCTTACGCTTCCCTTGGTTGTAGGATCGAAAGTTAAAATAAATGCATTATTTACTTTTATCGGACTTTTGATCGGAGAAGAACTTTGGGGAATTTCCGGCATGTTCCTGAGCATTCCTTTTTTGGCAATTTTAAAAATTATTTTTGAACGTGTGGAAGGTTTACAACCGTGGGGAAGAGTTTTAGGCGAAGAGAGTAAGCAACATAGAGTACGGCGGAAATACAAAATCACGAAAAACATCACGCTGGAAGAAAAGGAATAA
- the pgi gene encoding glucose-6-phosphate isomerase has protein sequence MLPKINPTQTTAWKNLNTHFTETDFDFRSLFKSNSERFNQFSIQRENYLFDYSKNLIDQKTFDLLQDLAVECDLQSAIKSMFSGEKINETEGRAVLHTALRDFSDKEILVDGENIKPGIKRVLAQMKTFSEKIISGAHKGFSGEEITDIVNIGIGGSDLGPVMVCSALKHFKTRLNAHFVSNVDGNHIAEVLKNLNPETTLFIIASKTFTTQETMTNAASAKDWFLKSGKQEDVEKHFVALSTNIEAVKKFGIAEENIFEFWDWVGGRYSLWSAIGLSIVLFVGYENFEQLLKGANETDKHFQTADFKENIPVLMGLLGIWYRNFFDAGTYAILPYSQYLDRFPAYLQQGDMESNGKCVDRSGEFVDYETGPVIWGEPGTNGQHAFYQLIHQGTQLIPADFIAYAKSCNVVSDHQEKLLANFFAQTEALAFGKTAEEAKTELMKSGISEEEVERLVNYKVFHGNTPTNSFIFNELSPFSLGQLIALYEHKIFVQGVIWNIFSFDQFGVELGKVLAGKILSELKNPDPVTSHDSSTNGLIHYYKEKK, from the coding sequence ATGTTACCAAAAATAAATCCAACCCAAACGACAGCGTGGAAAAATCTTAATACGCACTTTACGGAAACAGATTTCGATTTCAGATCTTTATTCAAATCAAATTCTGAGCGTTTTAATCAGTTTTCAATTCAAAGAGAAAACTATCTTTTCGATTATTCTAAAAATTTAATTGATCAAAAAACCTTTGACCTTTTGCAGGATTTAGCGGTTGAATGCGACCTTCAATCAGCAATTAAATCGATGTTTTCCGGCGAGAAAATCAATGAGACGGAAGGTAGAGCAGTTTTACACACGGCATTGCGTGATTTTTCTGATAAAGAAATTTTAGTAGACGGAGAAAACATAAAACCTGGGATTAAAAGAGTTTTAGCCCAAATGAAAACCTTTTCAGAGAAAATTATATCTGGAGCCCATAAAGGTTTTTCTGGCGAGGAAATAACTGATATTGTTAACATCGGAATCGGCGGATCCGACTTAGGTCCAGTGATGGTTTGTTCGGCTCTGAAACATTTTAAAACAAGACTTAATGCACATTTCGTTTCGAATGTTGACGGAAATCATATTGCAGAAGTTTTGAAAAATTTAAATCCTGAAACGACATTGTTTATCATTGCTTCAAAAACTTTTACAACTCAGGAAACAATGACCAACGCAGCATCTGCGAAAGATTGGTTTCTGAAAAGTGGAAAGCAGGAAGACGTGGAAAAACATTTTGTGGCACTTTCCACAAACATAGAAGCCGTAAAAAAATTCGGGATTGCAGAAGAAAATATCTTCGAATTCTGGGATTGGGTCGGCGGAAGATATTCCCTTTGGAGCGCGATCGGTTTAAGCATTGTACTTTTTGTAGGGTATGAAAATTTTGAACAACTTTTAAAAGGAGCAAACGAAACTGATAAACATTTTCAAACTGCTGATTTTAAAGAAAATATTCCGGTTTTAATGGGTCTTTTAGGAATTTGGTATCGCAATTTCTTTGATGCCGGAACCTATGCAATTTTACCTTATTCGCAGTATTTAGATCGTTTTCCCGCCTATCTTCAACAGGGCGATATGGAAAGTAACGGAAAATGTGTAGATAGAAGTGGAGAGTTTGTAGATTATGAAACTGGACCAGTTATTTGGGGAGAACCCGGAACGAACGGTCAACACGCTTTTTATCAATTAATTCATCAGGGAACGCAGCTAATTCCGGCTGATTTTATCGCGTATGCAAAATCATGCAACGTAGTTTCAGACCATCAGGAAAAATTACTGGCGAACTTTTTTGCCCAAACCGAAGCTTTAGCATTTGGAAAAACTGCAGAAGAAGCAAAAACCGAATTGATGAAATCTGGAATTTCGGAAGAGGAAGTTGAGAGACTCGTTAATTATAAAGTCTTTCACGGTAATACACCTACCAATTCATTCATTTTTAATGAGTTATCTCCATTTTCATTAGGACAATTAATCGCATTGTATGAACATAAAATATTTGTTCAAGGGGTTATCTGGAACATTTTCAGTTTCGACCAATTTGGCGTAGAGTTAGGAAAAGTATTGGCCGGAAAAATTTTATCAGAATTAAAAAATCCAGACCCAGTTACTTCCCATGATTCTTCTACGAATGGACTTATTCATTATTATAAAGAGAAAAAGTAA
- a CDS encoding bifunctional 5,10-methylenetetrahydrofolate dehydrogenase/5,10-methenyltetrahydrofolate cyclohydrolase, whose amino-acid sequence MAQILDGLKVSKEIKEEIRIDVEKIVKGKKRPPHLVAILVGKNGASMTYVNNKIKDCKQVGFKSSLAEFPSTVSEAELLEKIDELNKSKDVDGFIVQLPLPKQIDQEKIILAIDPRKDVDGFHPENFGKMALEMDTFLPATPFGILTLLERYQIDTKGKHCVIIGRSRIVGKPMSILMGRKDFPGNSTVTLTHSYTPHIEEFTRNADIVITALGDPNFLKADMIKDGAVIIDVGITRVEDQSEKGYTLFGDVDFESCKEKASWITPVPGGVGPMTRAMLMKNTLLAYKTSVYND is encoded by the coding sequence ATGGCACAAATTCTCGACGGACTAAAAGTTTCCAAAGAAATTAAAGAGGAAATCCGCATTGACGTAGAAAAAATTGTTAAAGGCAAAAAACGTCCTCCACATTTGGTAGCGATTTTGGTCGGCAAAAACGGCGCGAGTATGACCTATGTAAATAATAAAATTAAAGATTGCAAGCAAGTAGGTTTCAAATCATCTCTCGCGGAATTCCCAAGTACCGTTTCAGAAGCTGAACTTTTAGAAAAAATCGACGAACTGAATAAATCAAAAGATGTCGACGGTTTTATTGTGCAATTGCCTTTACCAAAACAAATCGATCAGGAAAAAATAATCCTGGCAATAGATCCTCGAAAAGATGTGGATGGTTTTCATCCGGAAAATTTCGGTAAAATGGCTTTGGAAATGGACACTTTTTTACCAGCAACGCCTTTTGGAATTCTGACTTTATTAGAAAGATATCAAATCGATACGAAAGGAAAACATTGTGTCATCATTGGCAGAAGTAGAATCGTGGGCAAACCGATGAGTATTCTAATGGGAAGAAAAGATTTTCCCGGCAATTCAACCGTAACATTGACGCATTCTTACACGCCACATATTGAAGAATTCACCCGAAATGCTGACATAGTAATTACCGCACTTGGCGATCCAAATTTTTTAAAAGCAGATATGATTAAAGATGGAGCAGTGATCATCGATGTAGGAATTACGCGCGTAGAAGATCAGTCTGAAAAAGGATACACTTTATTTGGGGACGTAGACTTTGAAAGTTGCAAAGAAAAAGCCAGTTGGATTACTCCTGTTCCCGGTGGAGTGGGGCCAATGACACGAGCAATGTTGATGAAAAACACACTCCTTGCTTACAAAACATCAGTATATAATGACTAA
- a CDS encoding 7-carboxy-7-deazaguanine synthase QueE, whose amino-acid sequence MTKEEENILLKEGKMLPVMEHFYTIQGEGAHTGKAAYFIRLGGCDVGCHWCDVKESWDPNLHPLRNTEEIAEIAAKHCKTIVLTGGEPLMWNLEILTNRLKQLGCEIHIETSGAYEMSGDLDWITLSPKKTGLPKPGIYAKASELKIIIFNNSDFKFAEEQASKVSENCVLYLQSEWSKREEMYPKITDFILANPQWQASVQTHKYLNIP is encoded by the coding sequence ATGACTAAAGAAGAAGAAAATATTTTATTAAAAGAAGGTAAAATGCTCCCAGTAATGGAGCATTTTTACACGATACAAGGCGAAGGCGCCCACACCGGAAAAGCGGCGTATTTTATAAGATTGGGTGGTTGCGATGTCGGCTGCCACTGGTGTGACGTGAAAGAAAGCTGGGATCCCAATTTGCATCCGCTGCGAAACACAGAAGAAATTGCAGAAATTGCAGCAAAACATTGTAAAACTATTGTTTTAACGGGCGGAGAACCATTAATGTGGAATTTAGAAATTTTAACCAACAGGTTGAAACAGTTGGGTTGTGAAATTCATATTGAAACTTCCGGAGCTTATGAAATGAGCGGCGATTTAGACTGGATTACACTTTCACCGAAAAAAACCGGTCTGCCAAAACCCGGAATTTATGCAAAGGCAAGCGAACTGAAAATTATTATTTTTAATAATAGCGACTTTAAATTTGCAGAAGAACAAGCCTCAAAAGTTTCGGAAAACTGTGTTCTTTATTTGCAAAGTGAATGGAGTAAGCGAGAAGAAATGTATCCTAAAATTACCGATTTTATTTTGGCAAATCCACAATGGCAAGCATCAGTACAAACCCATAAGTATTTGAATATTCCGTAA
- a CDS encoding sugar transferase, with the protein MQKIRYSRYFRFIFILLDVLVISAVFIFFFLRNYSELFAAYNREQNILSITLLILFWILLSGRTKLYSVPRNITYTIYLERLVTHILIFIFGVMLLAKVSNNDFLKQDRTFIGLSLFLILFVLKSAIFFALKYFRTLGLNYRNIMFLADDSSTKMLKTILNERKDYGFKIWEYPHVEQLNFEKLVSFWQEKGIHTMYLSAEPGGIRGENEYNIFKLAEKHKVRISLIPSVIKNNFFEYDLGYIETQPVLIRSKFPLDNLTNILLKRTFDILFSVLALLLICSWLFPIIAILIKLDSKGPVFFVQKRYGFHDHIFNCIKFRTMCVNGECTSKTTAQDDKRITKIGKFLRRTSLDEMPQFINILKGEMSVVGPRPHMIMIDDFYKLKIGRYSIRSLVNPGLTGLAQVNGLRGDSGNMEIAMQKRILADAFYVKKWTMSLDLVIIIKTIFLLFRGDKNAR; encoded by the coding sequence ATGCAGAAAATCAGGTATTCCCGATATTTCAGATTTATTTTCATACTTCTCGATGTCCTGGTGATTTCGGCGGTTTTCATTTTTTTCTTTTTACGGAATTACAGTGAATTATTCGCCGCTTACAATCGCGAACAAAATATTCTCTCGATCACTTTACTTATCTTATTCTGGATTTTACTAAGTGGCCGTACGAAATTATATTCTGTCCCTAGAAATATAACCTATACAATTTATCTAGAGCGTTTAGTAACCCATATCTTGATTTTTATTTTCGGGGTGATGTTATTGGCAAAAGTTAGTAACAACGATTTTTTAAAACAAGACCGAACTTTCATTGGCCTCAGTCTTTTTTTAATTCTCTTCGTTCTAAAATCCGCAATTTTTTTCGCCTTAAAATATTTTCGAACTTTGGGTCTGAACTATCGGAATATTATGTTTCTGGCGGATGATTCGTCTACTAAAATGTTAAAAACTATTCTGAATGAACGAAAAGATTACGGATTTAAAATTTGGGAATACCCTCATGTAGAGCAGTTAAATTTTGAAAAATTGGTCAGTTTTTGGCAGGAAAAGGGAATTCATACCATGTATTTATCAGCAGAACCGGGTGGAATAAGGGGTGAAAACGAATACAATATCTTTAAGCTCGCCGAAAAGCATAAAGTTCGAATTTCATTAATTCCGAGCGTAATTAAAAACAATTTTTTTGAATATGATTTAGGTTATATCGAAACCCAACCTGTGTTAATACGGTCTAAATTTCCTTTGGATAACCTAACAAACATACTCTTAAAGAGAACATTTGACATTTTATTTTCTGTACTCGCTTTACTATTGATCTGCAGTTGGCTCTTCCCCATCATCGCCATTTTAATTAAACTTGATAGCAAAGGTCCTGTTTTTTTCGTGCAGAAAAGATATGGCTTTCATGATCATATTTTCAATTGTATAAAATTTAGAACGATGTGCGTAAATGGAGAATGCACATCGAAAACTACAGCGCAGGATGATAAACGAATTACGAAGATTGGTAAGTTTTTGCGAAGAACAAGCCTCGATGAAATGCCTCAATTCATCAATATACTTAAAGGAGAAATGTCGGTAGTTGGGCCCAGACCACATATGATAATGATTGACGATTTTTACAAATTGAAAATTGGCCGCTACTCCATCCGAAGTTTGGTTAATCCTGGCCTTACAGGCCTCGCACAGGTAAATGGACTTCGTGGCGACAGCGGAAATATGGAAATTGCCATGCAAAAACGCATTTTAGCTGATGCCTTTTATGTAAAAAAATGGACGATGAGCCTTGATTTGGTCATTATCATTAAAACTATTTTTTTACTATTTAGAGGTGATAAGAATGCGCGGTAA
- a CDS encoding MlaE family ABC transporter permease encodes MLKNLLSQVGAYILLLSKTLKRPQKTSVFLKLFMREIYDLGVNSFGLTLFTSTFVGAVVAIQMFNNFSASSFPIPNSFIGYATKVVLILEFAPTIISVILAGKVGSYIASSIGTMRVTEQIDALDIMGVNSPNFLILPKILASVIFNPLLIAISIVFGIWGGYLAGLATGSWSKADYITGIQMYMPQHFIWYAFFKTAVFAFLIATVPAYFGYNVKGGSLEVGRASTQAVVWTIVAIIIMNLILTQMFLS; translated from the coding sequence ATGTTAAAAAACCTGTTGAGCCAAGTTGGCGCTTACATCCTACTTTTATCGAAAACCCTAAAAAGACCTCAAAAAACATCGGTGTTTCTAAAGCTTTTTATGCGTGAAATCTATGATCTTGGAGTTAATTCTTTTGGTTTAACGCTGTTTACCTCTACATTTGTAGGTGCTGTAGTTGCCATTCAGATGTTTAACAATTTCTCGGCATCCAGTTTTCCCATTCCCAATTCCTTTATCGGATACGCAACCAAAGTGGTATTAATCCTTGAATTTGCCCCAACAATTATCTCTGTAATTCTGGCAGGAAAAGTGGGTTCTTATATCGCCTCTAGTATCGGCACAATGCGTGTTACGGAACAAATTGATGCCTTAGATATTATGGGAGTAAATTCCCCCAACTTTCTTATTTTACCGAAAATTTTAGCGAGTGTAATTTTCAACCCTCTACTTATTGCAATTAGTATTGTATTTGGGATCTGGGGTGGTTATCTTGCTGGACTTGCTACGGGAAGTTGGAGTAAAGCCGACTATATCACCGGAATACAAATGTATATGCCACAGCATTTTATATGGTATGCCTTTTTCAAGACCGCTGTTTTCGCCTTTTTAATTGCGACAGTACCAGCCTATTTTGGCTATAACGTGAAAGGCGGCTCGCTGGAAGTTGGACGTGCAAGTACCCAAGCCGTAGTTTGGACGATTGTTGCCATCATTATTATGAATTTAATATTAACACAAATGTTCCTCAGCTAA
- a CDS encoding ABC transporter ATP-binding protein produces MIEVKDLKKSFDEVEVLKGVSTTFETGKVNLIIGQSGSGKTVFLKSLLNVYQPTSGEILFDGRDINKMSRDEKQLLRAEIGTVFQGSALFDSMTVEENITFPLDMFTNLTFREKKRRAFEVIGRVHLEKANRKYPSEISGGMQKRVAIARAIVNNPKYLFCDEPNSGLDPYTSNIIDDLLLEITKEYKTTTIINSHDMNSVMTIGEKIVYLRLGIKEWEGDKEVLINAGNKNLIDFVYSSELFKELREYFMKTNKTSIDNIITKPPSNEKSS; encoded by the coding sequence ATGATAGAAGTAAAAGATTTAAAAAAGAGTTTTGATGAAGTAGAAGTTTTGAAGGGAGTTTCTACAACTTTTGAAACAGGAAAAGTTAACCTTATCATTGGGCAAAGTGGTTCTGGTAAAACGGTATTTCTGAAAAGTTTACTAAATGTATATCAGCCCACTTCTGGAGAAATTTTATTTGATGGTCGGGATATCAATAAAATGTCGCGCGACGAAAAACAACTACTTCGTGCAGAAATTGGAACCGTTTTCCAGGGAAGTGCACTTTTCGATTCGATGACGGTCGAAGAAAATATTACGTTTCCGTTGGATATGTTTACTAATCTTACTTTTCGGGAGAAAAAAAGACGCGCTTTCGAAGTTATTGGCCGCGTTCATCTGGAAAAAGCCAATCGTAAATACCCGTCGGAGATTTCGGGCGGAATGCAGAAACGGGTAGCGATTGCACGTGCCATCGTAAACAATCCGAAATATTTGTTTTGTGATGAACCCAATTCTGGTCTTGATCCGTACACATCTAATATTATTGATGATCTTCTGCTGGAAATTACCAAAGAATATAAAACGACTACCATCATCAATTCTCATGACATGAATTCGGTAATGACCATTGGTGAAAAAATTGTTTATCTACGTTTAGGTATCAAAGAATGGGAAGGAGACAAAGAAGTCCTCATCAATGCGGGCAATAAAAATCTCATTGATTTCGTTTACTCCTCAGAGTTGTTCAAAGAATTACGCGAGTACTTCATGAAGACCAACAAAACCTCAATTGATAATATTATAACAAAACCTCCATCAAATGAAAAAAGTTCTTAG
- a CDS encoding outer membrane beta-barrel protein: MKKVLSIALIGASLLSSAQVKFAGKANLLFKTDSPSWQNLKNSAVSAYNESGKNNVGFNVGLSAKIDLPASLFLMPEIYYTTFKNEFEVPNSSTTIAAKSNRVAVPVLLGYRLLGDNLGVFIGPVASYNLSSDNQYNDFKENATKDFTLGYQFGAQVQIQKLILNAKYEGAFTDDQRDFINGTNNEVIRYDSRPSLFLVGIGYQL, encoded by the coding sequence ATGAAAAAAGTTCTTAGTATCGCTTTAATAGGAGCAAGTCTCCTTAGCTCTGCCCAGGTGAAATTTGCAGGGAAAGCGAATTTACTTTTTAAAACCGACTCGCCGAGCTGGCAGAATTTAAAAAACAGCGCTGTTTCGGCGTATAATGAATCAGGTAAAAACAATGTGGGATTTAATGTTGGCTTATCAGCCAAAATCGATTTGCCTGCATCTCTTTTCTTAATGCCTGAAATTTACTACACAACATTTAAAAATGAATTTGAGGTACCCAATTCCTCCACAACAATTGCTGCGAAAAGCAATAGAGTTGCTGTTCCTGTATTGTTAGGTTATCGATTATTGGGAGATAATTTAGGTGTATTTATAGGACCGGTAGCGTCTTATAATCTTTCATCTGATAATCAGTACAATGATTTTAAAGAAAATGCAACAAAGGATTTTACCTTAGGTTATCAGTTTGGTGCACAGGTTCAAATTCAGAAATTAATTTTGAATGCGAAGTATGAAGGTGCATTTACAGATGATCAAAGAGACTTTATTAATGGAACAAACAATGAAGTTATTCGATATGACAGCAGACCAAGTTTATTTTTGGTAGGAATTGGCTATCAATTGTAG
- a CDS encoding M48 family metallopeptidase — protein sequence MKKLNKLVGLSVISVMMLACSTNPITGRKTLQLANNQEIQAMALQQYRETLSKAKVVTGTSQAKSVTNVGLRIKNAANNYYRGIGREADIAGYKWEFNVIDDKQINAWAMPGGKVAVYTGIFPVTKTDTGLAVVMGHEISHALAGHGNERISQAMVAQYGGAILGSTISNGQLAAIFQQAYPIGAQVALLKYGRSQELEADEMGLYLMAMAGYDPREAQPFWQRMEGASSGNRPPEFLSTHPNPDTRRADLEEHMPKALQYYKAAGGKL from the coding sequence ATGAAAAAATTAAATAAATTAGTAGGCCTCAGCGTAATATCAGTGATGATGTTGGCGTGTAGCACAAATCCGATAACCGGTCGAAAAACACTTCAGTTGGCCAATAATCAAGAAATTCAAGCTATGGCTTTACAACAATATCGGGAAACACTTTCTAAGGCAAAGGTTGTTACCGGAACGAGTCAGGCTAAAAGTGTTACTAATGTTGGATTAAGAATAAAAAACGCTGCTAATAATTACTATCGAGGAATTGGTCGTGAAGCGGATATTGCAGGATATAAATGGGAGTTTAATGTTATAGACGATAAGCAAATTAACGCGTGGGCAATGCCAGGTGGAAAAGTAGCAGTTTATACAGGAATCTTCCCTGTTACGAAAACAGATACTGGATTAGCAGTAGTGATGGGTCACGAGATTTCTCACGCATTAGCTGGTCATGGTAACGAAAGAATTTCTCAAGCGATGGTTGCACAATATGGAGGGGCAATTTTGGGAAGTACAATTTCAAATGGTCAATTAGCGGCTATCTTCCAACAAGCTTACCCTATCGGTGCGCAAGTTGCACTTTTAAAATATGGAAGAAGCCAGGAGTTGGAAGCTGACGAAATGGGACTGTATTTGATGGCGATGGCTGGTTATGACCCACGAGAAGCACAACCTTTCTGGCAAAGAATGGAAGGAGCATCTTCAGGAAACAGACCACCAGAATTCCTCTCTACTCACCCAAATCCAGATACAAGACGAGCTGATTTGGAGGAGCACATGCCGAAAGCTTTGCAATATTACAAAGCAGCTGGCGGAAAATTATAA
- a CDS encoding DUF4251 domain-containing protein — MKNFITIISSFLLLIFMNSCGSQSNISPANVQNLLDKGEFTFMAEHANPTNYDVINVMNSLPNGSASRMLTLDSGYTIQLKKDEVEVTLPYFGRMYTSSMKGDNSFRFTSKEFTVNRSVGSKGSSVFTVLPTDQKEVSRIVIEVFKNGKTYVAVQSNDRQPISYDGYISANSTREK; from the coding sequence ATGAAAAATTTTATTACAATAATCAGCTCATTTCTCTTACTCATTTTTATGAATTCATGTGGCTCTCAAAGTAATATTTCTCCAGCAAACGTTCAGAACCTTTTAGATAAAGGCGAATTTACTTTTATGGCGGAACATGCCAATCCTACCAACTATGATGTTATAAATGTGATGAACTCATTACCAAATGGAAGTGCGTCGCGTATGCTGACTTTAGATTCGGGATATACTATTCAATTAAAGAAAGACGAAGTTGAAGTTACGCTGCCTTATTTCGGTAGAATGTACACGTCTTCAATGAAAGGTGATAATTCATTCAGATTTACATCAAAGGAATTTACAGTTAACCGATCTGTTGGATCAAAAGGAAGTTCAGTCTTTACGGTCTTACCAACTGATCAGAAAGAGGTTTCCAGAATTGTTATTGAAGTTTTTAAGAATGGGAAAACATATGTAGCAGTACAATCAAATGATCGTCAACCTATTTCTTATGACGGTTATATTAGTGCGAATTCAACAAGAGAAAAGTAA
- a CDS encoding DUF4251 domain-containing protein has product MKYLYQPLFLISFMAMLLSCSSQTKVVNNNARTLITKGEFTFIAEKVNKDGSSYTPYTTSQMKGKSWDNVPELRDKQIFTNPKSIDLESGYGMTVTKNELLVNLPSFDGKVTTTVNLPQTITVTTREADVIQFTATDFTVNEKTNKKGKTSLTIIANVINNPITIKMDIYKNGMTYVNVGRGSKKSVSYEGYVTNNAIAKN; this is encoded by the coding sequence ATGAAATATCTATATCAACCATTATTTTTAATTTCTTTTATGGCAATGTTATTATCCTGTAGTTCTCAAACTAAGGTTGTTAATAATAACGCAAGAACATTAATAACAAAGGGAGAATTCACTTTTATTGCCGAAAAGGTTAATAAAGACGGCTCTTCTTATACACCTTATACTACATCGCAAATGAAAGGAAAGAGTTGGGACAATGTACCGGAATTACGCGATAAGCAGATTTTTACCAACCCAAAATCAATAGACCTAGAATCGGGATACGGAATGACCGTAACAAAAAATGAATTACTGGTCAATTTACCATCTTTTGATGGAAAAGTTACCACAACGGTTAATTTACCTCAAACGATTACCGTAACGACTAGGGAAGCTGACGTAATTCAATTTACTGCAACTGATTTCACCGTTAATGAAAAAACAAATAAAAAAGGAAAAACCTCTTTGACAATAATTGCTAACGTTATCAACAATCCTATTACAATTAAGATGGATATTTACAAAAATGGAATGACGTATGTTAATGTTGGACGTGGTTCCAAAAAATCAGTTTCTTATGAAGGATATGTAACTAATAATGCAATTGCAAAAAATTAG